Proteins encoded within one genomic window of Hermetia illucens chromosome 2, iHerIll2.2.curated.20191125, whole genome shotgun sequence:
- the LOC119648294 gene encoding EARP-interacting protein homolog, with the protein MDELNSAIYGLEFQARALAAQQAESNEIRFFIATQSLKPNNQIHLIEFNEETSALSAKIFAHHMGEVWKLNSSPHDSRTLLSCFSTFKGTQLTTQTAILNIPESLDEQQNVSDFLQFDNIEILPTEEYGAEVRTTEFHPTDSRVLATVVDGKIILSNRTESQTRVAAEISAKNTPKFSTGKWSQHYQGNNFIALQDCNVRSFDIRDSNHCAWMIEDAHGQMVRDLDCNPNKQCHIVTGGDDGCIKVWDCRSTKQPVFCRSDHSHWVWSVRFNTFHDQLILSSSSDCKVLLTCAGSVSSETVEEDAEQKKRIPDGLLQTFDQHEDSVYCVEWSSVDPWIFASLSYDGRVIVSKVPKQYKYQILF; encoded by the exons ATGGATGAATTAAACTCGGCTATCTATGGCTTGGAGTTTCAG GCTCGAGCACTGGCTGCGCAACAGGCTGAGAGCAACGAAATTCGCTTTTTCATTGCCACGCAATCGCTCAAGCCAAACAACCAAATTCACTTAATTGAATTCAACGAGGAAACTTCAGCTTTAAGTGCTAAG ATTTTCGCCCATCATATGGGAGAGGTGTGGAAGCTGAACAGCAGCCCACATGATTCCCGAACCCTCCTGTCTTGCTTCAGTACATTCAAAGGCACTCAACTAACCACTCAGACGGCAATCCTCAACATTCCTGAATCTCTTGATGAACAGCAAAACGTGTCGGATTTTCTCCAATTCGACAACATTGAAATTCTGCCGACAGAG GAATACGGAGCTGAAGTCCGCACTACAGAGTTCCACCCAACCGACAGTCGAGTCCTCGCAACAGTTGTCGACGGGAAGATTATTCTCTCCAATCGAACTGAGTCTCAAACGCGAGTTGCTGCCGAGATCAGTGCAAAGAACACCCCAAAATTTTCTACGGGAAAATGGTCGCAACACTACCAAGGCAACAATTTTATTGCCCTTCAAGATTGCAATGTTCGTTCGTTCGATATAAGGGACTCAAACCACTGCGCCTGGATGATTGAGGACGCACATGGGCAAATGGTGCGTGATTTAGATTGTAATCCGAATAAACAATGTCATATTGTAACCGGAGGGGATGACGGTTGCATAAAAGTTTGGGACTGTCGATCAACGAAGCAACCAGTGTTCTGTAGAAGTGACCACTCACACTGGGTGTGGAGCGTTCGCTTTAATACATTCCATGACCAATTGATTCTATCAAGTAGCAGCGATTGTAAGGTTTTGCTGACTTGTGCTGGGAGTGTGAGCTCTGAAACAGTCGAAGAAGATGCTGAGCAAAAGAAAAG AATTCCAGATGGACTTTTGCAGACATTCGATCAGCACGAAGACTCGGTTTATTGTGTCGAATGGAGCAGTGTGGACCCTTGGATATTTGCATCTTTGAGCTATGATGGAAGAGTGATTGTATCTAAGGTTCCAAAACAAtataaatatcaaatattattCTAG